The Algoriphagus sp. TR-M9 genome has a window encoding:
- a CDS encoding DinB family protein translates to MKKAFHYFASSALVALFTLVSTANAQTTKEEFMSKWENSKQFTIDVLNQMPDSGMDYKTDDEAMTFKEQIHHIGNAIVGISQGFLKGSDPGFSIDLATASKADLADYVGKCYDYGTKTMMALSDADAGESIEVFGNNVTRRQVMALLMDHSTHHRGSAIAYLRVQGVEPPAFVGF, encoded by the coding sequence ATGAAAAAAGCATTTCATTATTTCGCCAGCAGCGCTTTGGTAGCCCTTTTCACCTTAGTCTCCACCGCCAATGCCCAAACTACCAAAGAGGAGTTTATGAGCAAATGGGAAAACAGCAAGCAGTTCACCATTGATGTGCTGAATCAAATGCCGGATTCTGGCATGGATTACAAAACTGATGATGAAGCCATGACATTTAAAGAGCAGATTCATCATATCGGAAATGCAATCGTGGGAATTTCCCAGGGGTTCCTGAAAGGGTCAGACCCGGGATTCAGCATTGACTTAGCTACAGCATCCAAAGCCGATTTAGCGGACTACGTAGGCAAGTGCTATGACTATGGCACCAAAACCATGATGGCGCTTTCTGATGCAGACGCTGGGGAAAGCATAGAAGTCTTTGGCAACAACGTAACCAGAAGACAAGTAATGGCCCTTCTGATGGACCACTCCACGCACCACAGAGGTTCAGCCATCGCCTACCTGCGAGTACAAGGTGTAGAACCACCGGCCTTTGTAGGCTTCTAA
- a CDS encoding nitroreductase family protein, whose amino-acid sequence MQKPDFNITEVNKIIRGRRSMFAAQFKENDPVEDSIIEEMLENARWAPTHKLTQPWRFIVYTGEGLKKFADYQAELYKQRAEKIGTPFIEATYEKFKQQPLKASHVIAILLKRSQGIPMMEEIAAVAMAVQNMYLTASAHGLAAYWGTGGPTFWQEAREDFGLEGEDTLMGFFYVAKPATDNWPEGKRESLDEKVAWIRE is encoded by the coding sequence ATGCAAAAGCCCGATTTCAATATAACAGAAGTCAATAAAATCATACGTGGACGTAGATCCATGTTTGCTGCACAGTTCAAAGAGAATGATCCGGTAGAGGATTCCATCATAGAAGAGATGCTGGAAAATGCCCGATGGGCGCCTACTCATAAACTTACCCAGCCGTGGAGGTTCATTGTGTATACTGGGGAGGGATTAAAGAAATTTGCTGACTACCAGGCGGAACTGTACAAGCAGAGAGCCGAAAAGATCGGCACCCCTTTTATAGAGGCTACCTATGAAAAGTTCAAGCAGCAGCCTTTGAAAGCTTCCCATGTCATAGCCATTCTACTGAAGCGTTCGCAGGGTATTCCAATGATGGAGGAAATCGCAGCAGTAGCCATGGCGGTGCAAAACATGTACTTGACAGCTTCAGCTCACGGTTTGGCTGCTTATTGGGGAACTGGTGGACCCACTTTCTGGCAAGAAGCCAGAGAAGATTTTGGCTTGGAAGGGGAAGATACGCTGATGGGATTCTTTTATGTGGCGAAACCTGCTACCGATAATTGGCCGGAAGGAAAGCGGGAATCCTTAGACGAAAAAGTAGCTTGGATTCGAGAGTAG
- the gldD gene encoding gliding motility lipoprotein GldD, whose translation MRKRLCIVLAGLLLFGCEENYLPKPTGYNRIDLPPHDYQGIGDAYSYQIAVSKYAQVEADSFNLGQKDWINLNYTDFGAKVHLTYMPIDGDKVVFKQLSNDAFKLTAKHQVKAYGIEESVLVTPEGYTGVAAELSGEVPTQFQFFVTDSTDNFLRGALYFNTAMKNDSLSPVIEYIKVDMAHLMNSVKFEN comes from the coding sequence ATGAGGAAACGATTATGTATTGTATTGGCTGGTCTTTTACTGTTCGGCTGTGAAGAAAACTACCTTCCAAAGCCCACAGGGTACAATAGAATAGACCTGCCTCCGCATGATTATCAAGGTATAGGGGATGCCTATTCTTATCAAATAGCTGTGTCCAAATATGCTCAGGTAGAAGCAGACTCTTTTAATTTAGGCCAAAAAGACTGGATAAACCTGAATTACACGGATTTTGGGGCGAAGGTACATTTGACTTATATGCCGATAGATGGCGATAAGGTGGTGTTCAAGCAGCTATCGAATGATGCTTTTAAATTGACTGCTAAGCATCAGGTAAAGGCTTATGGCATAGAAGAGTCGGTATTGGTTACTCCTGAGGGGTACACTGGGGTGGCTGCGGAACTTTCAGGTGAAGTGCCTACTCAGTTTCAGTTTTTCGTTACTGACTCTACTGATAATTTCCTTCGTGGGGCTTTGTATTTCAATACAGCAATGAAAAATGATTCTCTATCTCCGGTCATAGAATACATCAAGGTGGACATGGCCCACCTGATGAATTCCGTAAAGTTTGAGAATTAG